The proteins below come from a single Chlamydiota bacterium genomic window:
- a CDS encoding SDR family NAD(P)-dependent oxidoreductase, whose amino-acid sequence MKRAIVVGASAGIGRELAKILSGEGYLVGLASRRIGLLHALQRELPGASCVARLDVRRPEETREAFDALIREMGGVDLVVISAGVLFQDPSPEQEAETIAVNIAGFTALFRHAYDLFRARGGGQIVGISSVAAIRGGHGSPVYNASKAFVSSLMHGYRIRARRDGVRVLITDIRPGHVSTGMLEGQRGAFWVVSVDAAARRIAAAIRKGRRHAYVSPRWRLVAWAMRLLPDRLYCRFES is encoded by the coding sequence GTGAAACGGGCGATCGTCGTCGGCGCGAGCGCGGGTATCGGCAGGGAACTCGCGAAGATCCTCTCGGGCGAGGGGTACCTCGTGGGGCTCGCCTCCCGCCGGATCGGGCTGCTGCATGCACTCCAGCGCGAGCTTCCCGGGGCGAGCTGCGTCGCCCGGCTGGACGTCCGCCGCCCGGAAGAGACGCGGGAGGCGTTCGACGCGCTCATCCGGGAGATGGGAGGCGTCGACCTCGTCGTCATCAGCGCGGGGGTCCTTTTCCAGGACCCCAGCCCGGAGCAGGAGGCGGAGACGATCGCGGTCAACATCGCCGGCTTCACCGCCCTCTTCCGGCACGCGTACGACCTGTTCAGGGCCCGCGGGGGAGGGCAGATCGTCGGGATCTCGTCCGTGGCCGCGATCCGCGGCGGACACGGGTCGCCGGTCTACAACGCATCGAAGGCGTTCGTGTCGAGCCTGATGCACGGATACCGGATCAGGGCCCGGCGGGACGGGGTGCGCGTCCTGATCACCGATATCCGCCCCGGCCACGTCTCGACGGGGATGCTCGAGGGGCAGCGCGGAGCGTTCTGGGTCGTCTCGGTGGACGCCGCGGCGCGCCGGATCGCCGCCGCGATACGCAAGGGCAGGAGGCACGCCTACGTCTCGCCGCGCTGGCGCCTCGTGGCGTGGGCGATGCGCCTGCTCCCGGACCGGCTCTACTGCCGATTCGAGAGCTGA